A portion of the Bacteroides faecium genome contains these proteins:
- a CDS encoding right-handed parallel beta-helix repeat-containing protein, whose product MKKTFIYLILSSFFGLFSTLFAGEIYVSPRGSDKNPGTRKAPFYTLDRAVKQAREWRRLKRPEVAGGIYIRLENGVYSRYTPLFIRPEDSGTPDSPTVICAVGDDANPVISGGIAVTGWRQGCDDSRIPEDLRRKIWTAKAPMVGNRRVETRQLWVNGNKAQRASQFPEGMMERMIDFNPKEQTITIPTSYTDNSRKLQDIIGLQDAGQLEMIVHQRWAIAILRVKSIDVKGGQSVIRFHDPESHLEFAHPWPQPIIGGKNGESGEKGNSSFCLTNALELLDEPGEWFQEYPSGTIYYYPRPEDTMETAEVIIPALETLMTVDGTLERPVKHVRFEGITFAHTSWMRPSYQGHVTLQGGFPLLDAYKLHEPGLPEKAELENQAWIARPETAIRVKGAEYIDFRHCTFRNLASTGLDYEWAVTASAVEDCHFTDIGGTALLMGAFPDGGFETHIPFVPSNERELCTNISVRNNLISNVTNEDWGCVGIGAGYVRDIDISHNEVCHLNYSGICVGWGWTSSESVMRNNRIEGNYVHHFARRLYDAGGLYTLSNQPGSVMRNNRIEHLIEAPYATNDRAFYIYLDEATDGYTMENNWCPTERFDSNRPGKNNVWKNNGPQVADSIKNSAGRIKTKNR is encoded by the coding sequence GTTTTCTACTCTTTTTGCGGGAGAGATTTATGTTTCTCCCCGTGGAAGTGATAAGAATCCCGGAACGAGGAAAGCTCCTTTTTATACATTAGACCGTGCGGTAAAACAGGCTCGTGAGTGGCGACGGCTCAAACGTCCGGAAGTTGCAGGTGGGATTTATATACGGTTGGAAAACGGTGTGTATTCCCGATATACTCCTTTATTTATCAGACCGGAAGATAGCGGTACGCCCGATTCTCCCACTGTAATTTGTGCCGTGGGGGATGATGCGAATCCCGTGATTAGTGGTGGAATCGCAGTTACCGGTTGGCGGCAAGGATGCGACGATTCAAGGATTCCCGAAGATTTGAGACGGAAGATATGGACTGCCAAAGCCCCGATGGTAGGAAACAGAAGGGTAGAAACCCGGCAGCTTTGGGTGAACGGTAACAAGGCTCAACGGGCATCACAATTCCCGGAAGGGATGATGGAACGGATGATTGATTTTAATCCGAAAGAGCAAACGATAACTATTCCCACTTCTTATACGGATAATTCCCGAAAGCTACAAGATATAATTGGTCTGCAAGATGCCGGGCAATTGGAAATGATTGTTCATCAGCGTTGGGCGATTGCCATCTTGCGGGTGAAAAGTATAGATGTGAAAGGCGGGCAGTCCGTCATTCGTTTTCACGACCCCGAAAGTCATTTGGAATTTGCCCACCCCTGGCCGCAACCCATAATCGGTGGGAAGAACGGAGAGAGTGGAGAGAAAGGTAACTCATCATTCTGCCTTACCAATGCATTGGAGTTACTGGACGAACCCGGTGAATGGTTCCAGGAATATCCTTCCGGCACGATATACTATTATCCGCGACCGGAAGATACTATGGAAACGGCGGAAGTCATTATTCCTGCCTTGGAAACTTTAATGACGGTAGACGGCACGTTGGAACGTCCAGTAAAACATGTACGGTTTGAAGGAATCACTTTTGCACATACTTCCTGGATGCGCCCTTCTTACCAGGGACATGTCACTTTGCAAGGTGGATTTCCTTTACTGGATGCCTATAAACTGCATGAGCCGGGACTGCCGGAAAAGGCGGAACTGGAGAATCAGGCATGGATTGCCCGTCCCGAAACGGCGATACGGGTGAAAGGTGCCGAATATATTGATTTCCGTCATTGTACGTTTCGGAATCTGGCTTCTACCGGACTGGATTATGAATGGGCGGTCACTGCATCTGCCGTTGAAGATTGCCACTTTACGGATATTGGTGGTACAGCCCTGTTGATGGGGGCTTTTCCTGACGGCGGGTTCGAGACACATATTCCTTTTGTTCCTTCCAATGAGCGGGAGTTATGCACGAATATTTCTGTTAGGAATAACCTCATAAGCAATGTTACCAATGAGGATTGGGGATGCGTCGGTATCGGTGCCGGGTATGTCAGGGACATTGATATTTCTCATAATGAAGTCTGCCATCTTAATTATTCGGGGATTTGTGTCGGCTGGGGATGGACATCTTCGGAAAGCGTCATGCGGAATAACCGCATCGAAGGGAATTATGTCCATCATTTTGCCCGTCGGCTTTATGATGCTGGCGGACTTTATACGTTGTCCAACCAGCCGGGTTCCGTCATGCGGAATAACCGGATAGAACATTTGATTGAAGCACCATACGCTACGAATGACCGAGCATTTTATATTTATCTGGATGAGGCGACGGACGGATATACAATGGAAAACAACTGGTGTCCGACGGAACGTTTCGACTCCAACCGCCCCGGAAAGAATAATGTATGGAAGAATAACGGCCCTCAAGTGGCAGATAGCATAAAGAACAGCGCAGGACGTATAAAAACTAAAAATAGATAA
- a CDS encoding glycoside hydrolase family 31 protein — MKPTNYHLFDFLDFDTELSRDESLWKAYRPTAVYEKDGDIYVTVPFQKQQLANDMMADTAVSREEYTLIIRQYNIGITRLFIGFGEYELTDRSEMLQFSSRIRKVPLLIQERKGKWILSTEDGIKRVVINVEEPVLDRWSELLPDPQETLDITLYPDGKREVRLAGYDHFSPPRYDALPVGFCKRDGRKERATLSFECKPDECFAGTGERFFKMDLSGQTLFLKNQDGQGVNNRRTYKNIPFYLSSRMYGTFYHTCAHSKLSLAGHSTRSVQFMSDQALLDAFVIAGDTMEEILRGYRDLTGYPSMPPLWSFGVWMSRMTYFSADEVNEICDRMRAEHYPCDVIHLDTGWFRTDWLCEWKFNEERFPDPKGFIQRIKRNGYRVSLWQLPYVAENAEQIDEAKANDYIAPLTKQQDTDGSNFSALDYAGTIDFTYPKATEWYKGLLKQLLDMGVTCIKTDFGENIHMDALYKGMKPELLNNLYALLYQKAAYEITKEVTGDGIVWARAAWAGCQRYPLHWGGDSCSSWDGMAGSLKGGLHFGLSGFAFWSHDVPGFHTLPNFMNSIVADDVYMRWTQFGVFTSHIRYHGTNKREPWHYPAIAPLVKKWWKLRYSLIPYIVEQSRIAIESGYPLLQALILHHPEDKLCWHIDDEYYFGNDFLVAPVMNSENRRDVYLPEGKWVNFFTGERLEGACWLKDVYVPLEEMPVYVREDAELPIYPEDVDCTDEMDLSKSISLHIDRNYKGFWNR, encoded by the coding sequence ATGAAACCCACAAATTACCATTTATTTGATTTCCTTGATTTCGATACCGAACTGTCGAGGGATGAATCGCTTTGGAAAGCGTACAGACCGACAGCCGTTTACGAAAAGGATGGAGATATTTATGTAACAGTTCCTTTTCAGAAACAGCAGTTGGCTAATGATATGATGGCGGATACCGCCGTATCCCGGGAAGAATACACATTAATCATACGTCAGTATAATATAGGCATCACCCGTTTATTTATCGGATTCGGTGAGTATGAGTTGACAGACCGGTCGGAAATGCTGCAATTCAGTAGCAGGATTCGGAAAGTGCCTTTGTTGATACAAGAGCGGAAAGGCAAATGGATTCTTTCGACGGAAGACGGAATCAAACGTGTCGTCATCAATGTAGAAGAACCAGTATTGGACCGATGGAGTGAATTATTGCCCGACCCGCAGGAAACACTGGATATAACTTTGTATCCTGACGGAAAACGTGAAGTCCGTCTGGCGGGGTACGACCATTTCTCACCCCCTCGTTATGATGCGCTGCCTGTGGGCTTCTGCAAACGCGATGGACGGAAAGAACGTGCAACCCTTTCTTTCGAATGTAAACCCGATGAATGTTTTGCCGGTACGGGCGAACGTTTCTTCAAGATGGATTTAAGTGGACAGACTCTTTTTCTGAAGAATCAGGACGGACAAGGAGTGAATAACCGTCGTACTTATAAGAATATACCTTTCTACTTATCCAGCCGTATGTACGGAACGTTTTATCATACGTGTGCCCATAGCAAACTTTCACTGGCAGGACATTCCACCCGTTCCGTCCAATTCATGAGTGACCAGGCATTGCTGGATGCATTTGTGATAGCCGGAGATACGATGGAAGAGATTCTTCGCGGCTACCGTGACCTGACCGGTTATCCGTCTATGCCGCCCTTGTGGAGTTTCGGCGTATGGATGAGCCGTATGACTTATTTCAGTGCCGATGAAGTAAATGAAATATGCGACCGTATGCGTGCCGAACATTATCCTTGTGATGTAATCCACCTGGATACCGGATGGTTCAGAACCGACTGGCTTTGTGAATGGAAATTCAATGAGGAACGCTTCCCTGACCCGAAAGGTTTCATTCAACGAATAAAAAGGAATGGTTATCGTGTCTCCTTGTGGCAACTTCCTTATGTGGCGGAAAATGCGGAACAGATTGACGAAGCGAAAGCGAATGACTATATCGCCCCGCTGACGAAACAGCAGGATACGGACGGCTCCAATTTCTCCGCCTTGGATTATGCAGGAACTATCGACTTCACCTATCCGAAAGCAACCGAATGGTACAAAGGATTATTGAAACAGCTTTTGGACATGGGAGTGACCTGTATCAAAACCGATTTCGGTGAGAATATCCATATGGACGCTCTTTACAAAGGCATGAAACCGGAATTGCTGAATAACCTCTATGCTTTGCTCTATCAGAAAGCCGCATACGAAATAACGAAAGAAGTGACTGGTGATGGCATTGTATGGGCACGTGCCGCATGGGCGGGATGTCAGCGGTATCCTTTGCATTGGGGTGGCGATTCGTGCAGTTCATGGGACGGAATGGCGGGTTCTCTCAAAGGCGGGCTGCATTTCGGACTGTCGGGCTTTGCTTTTTGGAGCCATGATGTTCCCGGTTTCCATACATTGCCCAATTTTATGAATTCAATCGTAGCGGACGATGTATATATGCGTTGGACGCAATTCGGTGTATTCACGTCACATATCCGTTATCACGGAACCAACAAACGCGAGCCCTGGCATTATCCGGCAATTGCCCCGTTGGTGAAGAAATGGTGGAAGTTACGCTATTCGCTGATTCCATATATCGTGGAACAGAGCAGGATTGCCATAGAAAGTGGCTATCCATTGTTGCAGGCGCTTATCCTGCATCACCCGGAAGATAAGCTCTGCTGGCATATAGATGACGAGTATTACTTTGGCAATGACTTTCTGGTCGCTCCGGTGATGAATAGTGAGAACCGAAGAGATGTCTATCTTCCCGAAGGCAAATGGGTGAACTTCTTTACGGGCGAACGTCTGGAAGGAGCATGCTGGTTGAAAGATGTATATGTGCCGTTGGAAGAAATGCCGGTATATGTACGTGAGGATGCCGAACTACCGATATATCCGGAAGACGTGGACTGCACGGACGAAATGGATTTAAGCAAGAGCATATCCCTACACATTGACAGGAATTACAAGGGATTCTGGAATAGATAA
- a CDS encoding corrinoid protein (Presence of a B(12) (cobalamin)-binding domain implies dependence on cobalamin itself, in one of its several forms, or in some unusual lineages, dependence on a cobalamin-like analog.), which produces MKTWKTNLEETKQRYINWWNHKGIILNMWEHFQEGVQPHAEIAPPVPAKDLSQKWFDPQWRAEYLDWYVAHSSLMADILPVANTQLGPGSLAAILGGVFEGGEDTIWIHPDPDFTDEIIFNPEHPNWILHKELLKACKAKANDNYFVGMPDLMEGLDVLAALKGTDKVLLDTVMQPEILEQQMQQINDIYFKVFDELYDIIREGDEMAFCYFSSWAPGKMSKLQSDISTMISQDDYRRFVQPFIREQCQKIDYTLYHLDGVGAMHHLPALLEIEELNAIQWTPGVGEPQGGSPKWYDLYKKILAGGKSVMACWVTLDELKPLLDTIGADGVHLEMDFHNEKEVEQAMRIIEEYTGSSASAVTNESQPDTGLAIGQESICIKEEQHEEEDKLKPLYEAIVAGKLEPAVEVTKQAIADGAVPQEIINNYMIKAMGEVGQRFQDGKAFVPQLLMAGRAMKGALELLKPLLAGSASTTIGKIVIGTVKGDLHDIGKNLVASMLEGCGFEVINIGIDVTCDKFVEAVKENHADILCMSALLTTTMTYMKDVIQALEDAGIREQVKVMIGGAPVSQGFADEIGADGYSDNANTAVAVAKELIGNKK; this is translated from the coding sequence ATGAAAACATGGAAAACTAATTTGGAAGAAACAAAACAACGTTATATAAACTGGTGGAATCATAAAGGAATCATTCTCAATATGTGGGAGCACTTCCAGGAAGGAGTGCAGCCGCATGCCGAGATTGCACCGCCCGTACCGGCAAAGGATTTGTCGCAGAAGTGGTTCGACCCTCAATGGAGAGCGGAATACTTAGACTGGTATGTGGCACACAGCAGCTTGATGGCGGATATCCTTCCAGTGGCAAATACCCAACTGGGCCCCGGTTCTTTGGCAGCTATCCTGGGCGGTGTTTTTGAAGGGGGAGAAGATACTATCTGGATTCATCCCGACCCGGACTTTACTGATGAAATCATTTTCAATCCCGAGCATCCGAACTGGATTCTTCACAAAGAACTTCTGAAAGCCTGCAAGGCGAAGGCCAATGACAACTACTTTGTGGGTATGCCCGACTTGATGGAAGGGCTGGATGTCCTGGCGGCATTGAAAGGAACAGATAAAGTATTGCTGGATACGGTAATGCAACCCGAAATTCTCGAACAGCAGATGCAGCAAATCAACGACATCTATTTCAAAGTGTTTGATGAATTGTACGATATTATCCGTGAGGGGGACGAGATGGCTTTCTGTTATTTCTCATCGTGGGCTCCCGGAAAGATGAGCAAGCTGCAAAGTGATATTTCGACCATGATTAGCCAGGATGACTACCGTCGGTTTGTACAACCGTTCATCCGTGAGCAATGTCAGAAGATTGACTATACTCTTTATCACTTGGACGGAGTAGGAGCCATGCATCATCTGCCTGCCTTGCTTGAAATAGAAGAACTGAACGCTATCCAATGGACTCCCGGTGTGGGTGAACCGCAAGGGGGCTCTCCGAAATGGTACGATTTATACAAGAAGATACTGGCAGGCGGAAAGAGCGTGATGGCTTGTTGGGTGACATTGGATGAACTGAAACCTTTATTGGATACTATCGGAGCGGACGGTGTACACTTGGAGATGGACTTCCATAATGAAAAGGAAGTGGAACAGGCAATGCGGATTATAGAAGAATATACAGGTTCTTCCGCATCTGCTGTCACCAATGAATCTCAACCGGATACAGGTTTAGCTATCGGGCAGGAGAGCATTTGTATAAAAGAAGAACAACACGAAGAAGAGGATAAACTGAAACCTCTGTATGAAGCAATCGTTGCCGGAAAGTTGGAACCTGCGGTGGAAGTCACCAAGCAGGCTATTGCCGACGGAGCAGTTCCTCAGGAGATTATCAATAACTATATGATAAAGGCGATGGGTGAAGTAGGGCAACGTTTCCAGGATGGGAAAGCTTTTGTTCCCCAACTATTGATGGCGGGACGTGCCATGAAAGGTGCTTTGGAACTGCTGAAACCGTTGCTGGCTGGCAGTGCTTCGACCACAATCGGCAAAATAGTGATTGGTACGGTGAAAGGTGATTTGCATGATATTGGTAAGAATCTAGTGGCTTCCATGCTCGAAGGTTGTGGATTTGAAGTAATCAACATCGGCATTGATGTGACCTGTGACAAGTTTGTGGAAGCTGTGAAAGAGAACCATGCCGATATATTATGCATGAGCGCTTTATTAACTACTACCATGACTTACATGAAAGACGTTATTCAGGCATTGGAAGATGCCGGGATTCGTGAACAAGTGAAAGTCATGATTGGCGGAGCACCCGTGAGCCAGGGATTTGCGGATGAAATTGGAGCGGACGGATATAGTGATAATGCCAATACAGCCGTGGCAGTTGCCAAAGAACTGATAGGGAATAAAAAATAG
- a CDS encoding sodium:solute symporter — MHVKFLDTLDWGILIAYFLILIAIGIWASSKRKKGSSLFLAENSLRWYHIGFSMWGTNVGPSMLIASASAGFTTGIVSGNYAWYAFVFICLLAFVFAPRYLGSRVTTLPEFMGKRFGQSTRNILAWYTIVTILISWLALTLFAGGVLIRQVFDIPMWQSALLLLVISAFFTMLGGLKAVAYTNVYQMILLIVVSATLAIMGIYKVGGVGALVDAVPADYWNLFRSNDDPAFPWLPIILGYPVMGVWFWCTDQSMVQPVLAAKSLKEGQAGTNFTGWLKILDVPLYILPGIICLALFPQLENPDEAYMTMVTHLFPVGMVGLVLAVLTAALVSTIGSALNALSTVFTMDIYVKKIRPQAKQKEIIRVGQVVTVVGALVSVIITIAIDSIKGLNLFNVFQSVLGFIAPPMAAVFLFGVFWKRTTTLAANMALTLGTVFSIGVGVLYLWVFPAEEYTAWPHFMLLSFYLFVFIGIGMIVVSLLDKTPQLGILNMEKIEEKPARIVLVMWGLLIVTMIGLYVFFNGH; from the coding sequence ATGCACGTGAAATTCTTAGATACATTAGACTGGGGTATTCTGATTGCTTACTTCCTGATTCTGATAGCCATTGGTATATGGGCAAGTTCGAAACGAAAAAAAGGAAGCAGTCTTTTCCTTGCGGAAAACTCGTTGAGGTGGTATCACATCGGATTCTCCATGTGGGGGACAAATGTAGGGCCATCCATGTTGATTGCATCCGCAAGTGCCGGATTTACTACCGGCATCGTTTCGGGTAATTATGCCTGGTATGCATTTGTCTTTATCTGTCTGCTTGCCTTTGTCTTCGCTCCCCGGTATTTGGGGAGCCGTGTCACGACGTTGCCCGAGTTTATGGGAAAACGTTTCGGGCAGTCTACCCGTAATATATTGGCGTGGTACACTATTGTCACGATTCTTATTTCATGGCTGGCACTGACGTTGTTTGCCGGTGGAGTTCTGATTCGCCAGGTATTTGATATTCCTATGTGGCAGTCGGCATTGTTGTTACTTGTCATTTCCGCCTTCTTTACGATGTTGGGCGGCTTGAAAGCGGTGGCATATACGAATGTCTATCAAATGATATTGTTAATTGTGGTATCAGCGACATTGGCTATCATGGGAATCTATAAGGTAGGCGGTGTAGGAGCATTGGTGGATGCGGTTCCGGCAGACTACTGGAATCTTTTCCGTTCGAATGACGACCCCGCCTTTCCATGGTTGCCTATTATTCTGGGGTATCCTGTGATGGGAGTCTGGTTTTGGTGTACAGACCAGTCAATGGTACAGCCTGTTCTGGCAGCCAAAAGCCTGAAAGAAGGTCAGGCGGGAACGAACTTTACCGGATGGCTGAAAATATTGGACGTACCTCTTTACATTCTTCCCGGTATTATCTGCCTGGCTCTTTTCCCTCAACTGGAAAATCCGGATGAGGCTTATATGACGATGGTTACCCATTTGTTTCCGGTAGGCATGGTCGGTCTGGTATTGGCTGTATTGACGGCAGCGCTGGTTAGTACCATCGGTTCTGCTCTGAATGCATTGAGTACGGTGTTCACTATGGATATCTATGTGAAGAAAATCAGACCTCAGGCAAAACAGAAAGAGATAATCAGGGTTGGTCAAGTAGTTACAGTAGTCGGGGCATTGGTATCTGTCATTATAACGATAGCTATTGACAGCATCAAAGGCCTGAACCTGTTTAATGTTTTCCAGTCTGTATTGGGATTTATAGCTCCGCCGATGGCAGCGGTATTCCTCTTCGGCGTATTTTGGAAACGCACGACTACTTTGGCTGCTAATATGGCTTTGACGTTGGGAACCGTTTTTAGTATCGGAGTGGGAGTTCTGTATCTATGGGTGTTTCCGGCGGAAGAGTACACAGCATGGCCGCATTTTATGTTGTTGTCTTTCTACTTGTTTGTATTCATCGGTATCGGTATGATAGTGGTCAGCTTGTTGGATAAAACTCCTCAACTGGGGATATTGAATATGGAAAAGATTGAAGAAAAGCCTGCACGGATAGTGCTTGTCATGTGGGGATTGCTTATAGTGACAATGATTGGACTTTATGTCTTCTTCAATGGTCACTAG
- a CDS encoding vitamin B12 dependent-methionine synthase activation domain-containing protein — MLEQELTYKDLQIPSSEIYEAMGYKDSMPDQMVIEETDALQQRVTPLLHPRFFFFITDGTLDVSKETLTVEDTVFSIGKTIARQLRGSESYAFFVATAGTEFEEFQHVLQKEDDMVKVYIADSLGSIIAEKTADYMEKELAEFMKDKGWKHTNRYSPGYCGWHVSEQQKLFSLFPDGSPCGIRLTDSSLMVPIKSVSGVIGIGSNVRKQEYTCGLCTYENCFRKRKHN, encoded by the coding sequence ATGCTTGAACAAGAGCTTACTTATAAAGATTTACAAATCCCATCGTCCGAAATCTACGAGGCGATGGGATATAAAGATTCTATGCCTGACCAAATGGTTATAGAAGAAACCGACGCTTTACAACAACGCGTCACTCCCCTTCTCCATCCCCGTTTCTTCTTTTTCATTACTGACGGGACACTTGATGTATCAAAAGAGACACTTACCGTAGAAGATACAGTATTTTCTATCGGCAAAACCATTGCACGCCAATTACGAGGTTCGGAATCTTATGCTTTCTTTGTCGCAACTGCCGGAACTGAATTTGAGGAGTTCCAGCACGTCCTTCAAAAAGAAGACGATATGGTGAAAGTTTATATAGCGGACTCATTAGGAAGCATCATAGCGGAAAAGACAGCAGATTACATGGAAAAGGAGTTGGCGGAATTTATGAAAGATAAAGGTTGGAAGCATACCAACCGATACAGTCCCGGTTATTGTGGCTGGCACGTATCGGAACAACAGAAGCTATTCTCCTTATTTCCGGATGGCTCACCATGTGGTATCCGGTTGACAGATTCCAGTCTGATGGTTCCTATCAAATCTGTGAGCGGTGTTATTGGAATAGGTTCCAATGTCCGCAAGCAGGAATATACTTGCGGACTGTGTACCTATGAAAATTGTTTTCGTAAAAGAAAACATAACTAG
- a CDS encoding uroporphyrinogen decarboxylase family protein: MGKLNMKEWISQAVQSKETLAIPIMTHPGIEFIRKTVHDAVTNGQVHYEAIKALCDKYPAAAATVIMDLTVEAEAFGAEIIFPENEVPSVSGRLLADEDAIERLEIPALNKGRIPEYLKANMLAAKNITDRPVFAGCIGPYSLAGRLYDMSEIMMLIYINPEAANTLLRKCSDFITRYCMALKATGVNGVVMAEPAAGLLSNEDCLQYSSLFVKEIVEKVQDDNFTVVLHNCGNTGNCTQAMVYTGAAAYHFGNKVKMEEALKEVPSDALAMGNLDPVSLFKMAGPEEMKQATLQLLETTREYPNFVLSSGCDIPPHTPLANIDAFYSALEEFNKSRIQ; encoded by the coding sequence ATGGGCAAACTGAATATGAAAGAATGGATTAGCCAGGCGGTTCAAAGTAAAGAAACGCTTGCTATTCCTATCATGACACATCCGGGTATCGAATTTATCAGAAAAACAGTGCATGACGCAGTGACAAACGGACAAGTTCATTATGAAGCGATAAAAGCTCTTTGTGATAAATATCCTGCCGCAGCGGCAACTGTTATCATGGATTTGACAGTAGAAGCGGAAGCCTTCGGAGCAGAAATAATCTTTCCTGAAAATGAAGTTCCCAGTGTGTCCGGTCGTTTGCTGGCAGACGAAGATGCGATTGAAAGGCTGGAGATTCCGGCATTAAATAAAGGAAGAATCCCAGAGTATCTGAAAGCGAACATGCTGGCCGCCAAAAATATCACCGACCGCCCTGTGTTTGCGGGTTGCATCGGCCCCTACTCACTGGCAGGACGTTTGTATGACATGTCGGAAATCATGATGCTGATTTATATCAATCCTGAAGCAGCTAATACGTTACTGAGAAAATGCAGTGATTTCATTACCCGTTATTGCATGGCTTTGAAAGCAACCGGAGTAAACGGGGTAGTAATGGCGGAACCTGCTGCCGGATTATTGTCCAATGAAGATTGCCTGCAATATTCTTCCTTGTTTGTCAAGGAAATAGTAGAAAAAGTGCAGGATGACAACTTCACCGTGGTACTTCATAACTGCGGAAACACGGGAAACTGTACGCAAGCTATGGTTTATACCGGCGCGGCGGCCTATCATTTCGGGAACAAGGTTAAGATGGAAGAAGCCTTGAAGGAAGTTCCTTCCGATGCCCTTGCAATGGGTAATTTAGACCCCGTAAGTCTTTTCAAGATGGCAGGGCCGGAAGAGATGAAGCAGGCAACACTGCAATTACTGGAAACCACCCGTGAATATCCGAACTTCGTATTGTCAAGCGGTTGCGATATACCACCCCATACGCCATTAGCGAATATAGATGCATTTTATTCAGCATTGGAAGAATTCAACAAATCCCGGATTCAATAA
- the rpiB gene encoding ribose 5-phosphate isomerase B produces MKTIGLACDHAGFELKEYVRGWLEAKGWAYKDFGTNSTASVDYPDYAHPLALAVESGECYPGIAICGSGNGINMTLNKHQGIRAALCWNAEIAHLARQHNDANILVMPGRFISTEEADMILTEFFSTQFEGGRHQNRIDKIPVK; encoded by the coding sequence ATGAAAACAATCGGATTAGCATGCGACCATGCCGGCTTTGAACTGAAAGAATATGTTCGCGGCTGGCTGGAAGCAAAAGGCTGGGCTTACAAAGACTTCGGAACAAACTCTACCGCAAGCGTAGACTATCCGGACTATGCCCATCCGCTTGCCCTCGCAGTGGAATCGGGCGAATGTTATCCCGGTATCGCTATCTGTGGCAGCGGAAACGGAATCAATATGACGCTGAACAAGCATCAGGGAATTCGTGCCGCACTCTGCTGGAACGCAGAAATCGCACACTTGGCCCGTCAGCACAATGACGCCAATATTCTGGTGATGCCGGGACGCTTTATCAGCACTGAAGAAGCGGACATGATTTTGACAGAGTTCTTCTCTACACAGTTTGAAGGCGGACGCCATCAGAACCGTATTGATAAGATTCCGGTAAAATAA